A stretch of the Dehalococcoidia bacterium genome encodes the following:
- a CDS encoding alpha/beta hydrolase domain-containing protein gives MLSELRIDDRRLVADGEPFGAAGPYETLTGRASFALDPAQPLNAPICDLALAPRDAAGRVRFSADLWIVRPSEAARGNGTLLFDVLNRGNKTALRLNNALVNNRPQRAEHLGDGLLMRRGVTIAACAWQWDATDGLGRMTMQAPSAPVSGPVRCQFVPGRQTALMPLADRDHLPLEPADPEQPDAVLTVRDAPFDPPRPLPRGAWRFCGRPAAENGGTPAPGRSHLWLEGGFAPGRIYEVVFRGENPPLAGLGFAAVRDFVSCLRYERGEANPLAEQGGPLPARAIAWGVSQSGRFLRHFLYEGFNEDETGRMVFDGVLCDIAGAPRGSFNHRFAQPSRFDRGHEGNGYPTEQYPFHDLPVPDPLSGRNAGQLDRLLARGRAPKLFYTNSSNEYWAKGASLIHTDPLGTRDAPPAENVRIYHFAGTGHVAGPFPPGAAGNQPGVADPIGRYPATPVDRRASLRALFLALEAWVRDGSEPPASCYPRLADRTLVSGAAAASQWPAVPGVRFPPGSRPAYEPDYGPDWPRGVIAQEPPAAGREYPTLVPALDADGNELGGIRLPEVAVPLASYTGWNLRHPDTGAPEALANVLGSIFPFAATPEQAAAQGDPRRSIAERYTDRDDYLQRVRAAADELIARRLLLSEDLPVVMERAAAGWALFAQPAAAAAAASRPA, from the coding sequence TCAGCGAACTGCGCATCGATGACCGGCGATTGGTTGCCGACGGCGAGCCGTTTGGCGCAGCCGGGCCGTACGAAACGCTGACGGGGCGCGCGAGCTTCGCGCTCGACCCGGCGCAGCCGCTGAACGCGCCGATCTGCGACCTGGCGCTGGCGCCGCGCGACGCCGCCGGCCGCGTGCGTTTCAGCGCCGATCTCTGGATCGTGCGCCCGAGCGAGGCGGCGCGCGGCAATGGCACGCTGCTCTTCGACGTGCTCAACCGCGGCAACAAGACGGCGCTGCGCCTCAACAACGCGCTCGTCAACAACCGCCCGCAGCGCGCCGAGCACCTCGGCGACGGCCTGCTCATGCGCCGCGGCGTCACGATCGCCGCCTGCGCCTGGCAGTGGGACGCGACGGACGGGCTGGGGCGCATGACGATGCAGGCGCCCTCCGCGCCGGTCTCCGGCCCGGTGCGCTGCCAGTTCGTGCCCGGCAGGCAGACGGCGCTGATGCCGCTGGCCGATCGCGACCACCTGCCGCTGGAGCCGGCCGACCCCGAGCAGCCGGACGCGGTGCTGACCGTGCGCGATGCGCCTTTCGACCCGCCGCGGCCGTTGCCGCGCGGCGCCTGGCGCTTCTGCGGCCGGCCAGCAGCGGAGAACGGCGGGACGCCGGCGCCGGGCCGCTCGCACCTCTGGCTGGAGGGCGGCTTCGCGCCCGGCCGCATCTACGAGGTGGTCTTCCGCGGCGAGAACCCGCCGCTGGCCGGCCTCGGCTTCGCCGCCGTGCGCGACTTCGTCTCCTGCCTGCGCTACGAGCGGGGCGAAGCGAATCCGCTGGCCGAACAGGGCGGGCCGCTGCCGGCGCGGGCGATCGCCTGGGGCGTCTCGCAGAGCGGCCGCTTCCTGCGCCATTTTCTCTACGAAGGCTTCAACGAGGACGAGACGGGCCGGATGGTGTTCGACGGCGTGCTCTGTGACATCGCCGGTGCGCCGCGCGGCTCGTTCAACCACCGCTTCGCCCAGCCCTCGCGCTTCGACCGCGGCCACGAGGGCAACGGCTACCCCACCGAGCAGTATCCCTTCCACGACCTGCCCGTGCCCGATCCGCTCAGCGGCCGCAACGCCGGTCAGCTCGACCGCCTGCTGGCCCGCGGCCGCGCGCCGAAGCTCTTCTACACCAACAGCTCGAACGAGTACTGGGCGAAGGGCGCCTCGCTGATCCACACCGACCCGCTGGGCACGCGTGACGCGCCGCCGGCCGAGAACGTGCGCATCTACCACTTCGCCGGCACCGGGCACGTCGCCGGCCCCTTCCCGCCCGGCGCGGCGGGCAACCAGCCCGGCGTGGCCGATCCGATCGGCCGCTATCCGGCCACGCCGGTCGATCGCCGCGCGTCGCTGCGGGCGCTGTTCCTCGCGCTCGAAGCCTGGGTGCGGGACGGCTCGGAGCCGCCGGCGAGCTGCTATCCGCGCCTCGCCGACCGCACGCTGGTGAGCGGCGCGGCCGCGGCGAGCCAGTGGCCAGCAGTGCCCGGCGTGCGCTTCCCCCCGGGCTCGCGCCCGGCCTACGAGCCGGACTACGGCCCCGACTGGCCGCGCGGCGTTATCGCGCAGGAGCCGCCTGCCGCGGGCCGCGAGTATCCCACGCTGGTGCCCGCGCTCGACGCCGACGGCAACGAGCTGGGCGGCATCCGCCTGCCCGAGGTCGCCGTGCCGCTGGCGAGCTACACCGGCTGGAACCTGCGCCACCCCGACACGGGTGCGCCGGAGGCGCTGGCGAACGTGCTGGGCAGCATCTTCCCCTTCGCGGCGACACCGGAGCAGGCCGCCGCGCAGGGCGATCCGCGCCGCAGCATCGCCGAGCGGTACACCGACCGCGACGACTACCTGCAACGCGTGCGCGCCGCTGCCGATGAGTTGATCGCCCGCCGCCTGCTGCTCAGCGAAGACCTGCCGGTCGTGATGGAGCGAGCCGCAGCCGGCTGGGCGCTCTTCGCGCAGCCCGCTGCCGCGGCCGCCGCCGCCAGCCGCCCGGCGTAG
- a CDS encoding trehalose-6-phosphate synthase has product MQEARIPETALRELAERMLATRRLLIASNRGPAEFQIEDGGSLSSSRGSGGLVTALAAVSHFAELTWIASAMTDGDHAIAADGRAVPLGEDGMRVRFVTLPPRSYHQFYNVICNQQLWFLQHYMWNTPRNPNISRSIYEAWENGYAPANAAFAAAIAEEAAADTQPPYVMLQDYHLYLTPRLVREQLPGAVIQHFTHIPWPDPRYWALLPRTMRDQIFGHLCGADVIGLQTVRDTRNFLQGAESFLPGVEVDYRRSTVWWEGHLTLVRAYPIAIDAGGLQEFAGSEAVGDYERRLAPLLTRRTIVRVDRAEPSKNLLRGFRAYDLLLQRHPEYRRTTQMLACIVPSRTDVGLYQTYTDEVFELIEAINDEYGEAGWQPIVRFYENNYAQAIAAMKQYDVLMVNPVIDGMNLVAKEGPLVNTRDGVLLLSETAGAYEQLGGLALPLAPADIEGTVRALRDALEMPAEERRRRAAGLRELVAADDILNWLLRQFSDLHALA; this is encoded by the coding sequence GTGCAGGAGGCGCGCATACCGGAAACGGCGCTGCGCGAGCTGGCGGAGCGCATGTTGGCCACGCGGCGGCTGCTGATCGCCAGCAACCGTGGCCCGGCCGAGTTCCAGATCGAGGACGGCGGCTCGCTCTCCAGCTCACGTGGCAGCGGCGGCCTGGTGACGGCGCTGGCCGCCGTCAGCCACTTCGCCGAGCTGACCTGGATCGCCTCGGCCATGACCGACGGCGACCACGCGATCGCCGCGGACGGCCGCGCCGTCCCGCTGGGTGAAGACGGCATGCGTGTCCGCTTCGTGACGCTGCCGCCGCGCAGCTATCACCAGTTCTACAACGTAATCTGCAATCAGCAGCTCTGGTTCTTGCAGCACTACATGTGGAACACGCCGCGCAATCCCAACATCAGCCGCTCGATCTACGAGGCATGGGAGAACGGCTACGCGCCGGCCAACGCGGCTTTCGCCGCGGCGATCGCGGAGGAGGCCGCCGCGGACACCCAGCCGCCGTACGTGATGTTGCAGGACTACCATCTCTATCTCACGCCCAGGCTGGTGCGCGAGCAGCTTCCCGGCGCAGTCATCCAGCACTTCACCCACATTCCCTGGCCCGACCCGCGCTACTGGGCATTGCTGCCGCGGACGATGCGCGATCAGATCTTCGGTCATCTCTGCGGCGCCGATGTGATCGGCCTGCAAACGGTGCGCGACACCCGCAACTTCCTGCAGGGAGCAGAATCGTTTCTGCCCGGCGTCGAGGTCGATTACCGCCGCTCCACCGTCTGGTGGGAGGGCCACCTGACGCTGGTGCGGGCCTATCCGATCGCCATCGATGCGGGCGGCTTGCAGGAGTTCGCCGGCTCGGAAGCCGTGGGCGACTACGAGCGGCGCCTGGCGCCGCTGCTCACCCGGCGTACGATCGTGCGTGTGGACCGCGCGGAGCCGAGCAAGAACCTGCTGCGCGGCTTCCGTGCCTACGATCTGCTGTTGCAACGCCACCCGGAGTACCGGCGCACGACGCAAATGCTGGCATGCATCGTGCCCTCGCGCACGGACGTCGGCCTCTACCAGACGTACACCGACGAGGTCTTCGAGCTGATCGAGGCGATCAACGACGAGTACGGCGAAGCCGGCTGGCAGCCGATCGTGCGCTTCTACGAGAACAACTACGCGCAGGCGATCGCCGCGATGAAGCAGTACGACGTGCTGATGGTGAACCCCGTGATCGACGGCATGAACCTCGTCGCCAAAGAAGGGCCCCTCGTGAACACGCGCGACGGCGTGCTGCTGCTCTCCGAGACGGCGGGCGCCTATGAACAACTCGGTGGCCTGGCGCTGCCGCTGGCGCCGGCCGACATCGAGGGCACCGTGCGCGCCCTGCGCGACGCCCTGGAGATGCCGGCCGAGGAGCGCCGCCGCCGCGCCGCCGGCCTGCGCGAGCTGGTCGCCGCCGACGACATCCTCAACTGGCTGCTGCGCCAGTTCTCCGACCTGCACGCGCTGGCGTGA
- the pyrR gene encoding bifunctional pyr operon transcriptional regulator/uracil phosphoribosyltransferase PyrR yields MSGRELMTADDVRRAVVRLSHEIVEEAHGAGGLVLVGLHTRGVPLARRMAGLIDGFENTAVPCGALDVSLHRDDLGRRGVRPALHRSDIPVGIADKDVVLVDDVLYTGRTIRAALDALIDFGRPRRILLAVLVDRGHRELPIRADFVGKNVPTRRDEEVQVLLRETDGRDAVLLLAREGD; encoded by the coding sequence ATGAGCGGCCGCGAGTTGATGACGGCGGACGACGTGCGCCGCGCCGTGGTGCGCCTCTCGCACGAGATCGTCGAAGAGGCGCACGGCGCCGGCGGCCTCGTGCTCGTCGGCCTGCACACGCGCGGCGTGCCCCTGGCCCGGCGCATGGCCGGGCTGATCGACGGCTTCGAGAACACCGCCGTCCCCTGCGGCGCCCTGGATGTCAGCCTGCACCGCGACGACCTTGGCCGCCGCGGCGTGCGCCCCGCCTTGCACCGCAGCGATATCCCCGTGGGTATCGCCGACAAAGACGTCGTGCTGGTGGACGACGTGCTCTACACCGGGCGCACGATCCGCGCCGCGCTCGACGCGCTGATCGACTTCGGCCGGCCGCGGCGCATCCTGCTGGCGGTGCTGGTGGACCGCGGCCACCGCGAGCTGCCGATCCGCGCTGATTTCGTCGGCAAGAACGTGCCGACACGGCGAGACGAAGAGGTCCAGGTCTTGCTGCGGGAGACGGACGGCCGCGACGCGGTGCTGCTGCTGGCGCGGGAGGGCGACTGA
- a CDS encoding aspartate carbamoyltransferase catalytic subunit: MARDDLQLVRMNGSAGHGAAALETGGSRDTAAGAPAAVTTAPTVPATGRWRHRHVLDLDDFSRDEIEYVLETTDAMREVLARDVPRVPALRGTTVATLFYEASTRTRASFELAGKVLGADVINVSASGSSVEKGESLVDTVKTLRAIGVNILVMRHKSSGAPYLAAAHTDAAVLNGGDGWHAHPTQALLDLYTMQSRLGSLRGRRVAIVGDIAHSRVARSDIWGLSVMGAEIVLCAPPTLLPAGLGRRVQTEQEEIALPGVTIEPQIERALRGADVVMTLRLQHERMQAGLLPSLREYSRRYGISSERVALAAPHALVMHPGPMNEGVEIAPDVARSLQSVIEEQVTNGVAVRMALLYLIGRGA; this comes from the coding sequence ATGGCACGCGACGATTTGCAACTGGTCCGGATGAATGGTTCGGCCGGGCACGGCGCCGCCGCCCTTGAAACCGGTGGCTCGCGGGACACGGCGGCCGGCGCCCCGGCGGCTGTGACGACGGCGCCGACCGTCCCCGCCACGGGCCGCTGGCGCCATCGCCACGTGCTCGACCTCGACGACTTCAGCCGCGACGAGATCGAGTACGTGCTCGAAACGACCGACGCCATGCGCGAGGTGCTGGCGCGCGATGTGCCGCGCGTGCCCGCCCTGCGCGGCACGACCGTGGCGACGCTGTTCTACGAGGCCAGTACCCGCACCCGCGCCTCCTTCGAGCTGGCGGGCAAGGTGCTCGGCGCGGACGTGATCAACGTCAGCGCCAGCGGCAGCAGCGTGGAGAAGGGCGAATCGCTGGTCGACACCGTGAAGACGCTGCGTGCGATCGGTGTCAACATCCTTGTGATGCGCCATAAGAGCAGCGGCGCGCCGTATCTTGCCGCGGCGCACACCGACGCGGCGGTGCTCAACGGGGGCGACGGCTGGCACGCGCATCCCACGCAGGCGCTGCTCGACCTCTACACGATGCAGAGCCGGCTCGGCAGCCTGCGCGGCCGGCGCGTTGCCATCGTCGGCGACATCGCCCACAGCCGCGTCGCCCGCTCCGACATCTGGGGGCTCTCCGTCATGGGCGCCGAGATCGTGCTCTGCGCCCCGCCAACCTTGCTGCCCGCGGGGCTCGGCCGCCGCGTGCAGACGGAGCAGGAAGAGATCGCGCTGCCCGGCGTGACGATCGAGCCGCAGATCGAGCGGGCGCTGCGCGGCGCCGACGTGGTGATGACCTTGCGCCTGCAGCATGAGCGCATGCAGGCTGGCCTGCTGCCCAGCCTGCGCGAGTATTCGCGCCGCTACGGCATCAGCAGCGAGCGCGTGGCGCTGGCCGCGCCGCACGCGCTGGTGATGCACCCCGGCCCGATGAACGAGGGCGTGGAGATCGCGCCGGATGTAGCCCGCTCGCTGCAGTCGGTGATCGAGGAGCAGGTGACGAACGGCGTCGCCGTGCGCATGGCGCTGCTCTACCTGATCGGGCGCGGCGCGTAG